DNA from Elaeis guineensis isolate ETL-2024a chromosome 2, EG11, whole genome shotgun sequence:
CATTGATCACCAAACATCTAAAATATCAAACATTTATCCTTTAGGCCTAGGATGCATGATCCTGGCTCACATTTTATTGCCTATACGAAACTACGTACTCACTTAAGAGTGACACCACTCTTCAATACTGACGCTGCCCCACAAAATTGCCCGGTGGGTAATAGTTGCAGGTGATGAAGATGCCGCCGTTGTCGCACACCACCCTCGCGCAACCGATGTTGGTCGAGTCTCGCCACACCACCTGTGTGTAGTGCCCGCACACCTGCCCGTCGGCGCACGTATTGCTGTTGTAGTCATGGTACTGCTTCTCTGACACCCACGAGTTCACAGCGTCCGCCGCCATGTAGTCCGCCCCGCTGCCACCGAAGAGGTTCTCACCGTAGGATCCATCGGAGTGGACGAGCTGGCAGTCGCCACTACGCTGGTTGGCATAGTCCTGGGCATAGGCTGCCACAGAGTCGTTCCACGACACCGGGCCAACACCGACGGCGGCCCGAGCGTAGTTATGGGGGCTCGCGAAGTCTTCGGGGGAGTTTTGGGCGATGGTGGTGTGGATCATGCCTAGAGACACCGCAATGGCAAAAACGAATGGAAGGTTTGAGGAGCTCTTGGTTTTACCTCTCTATTTTGCTTTATGCGCTTTTGGAAATCTTGAATGTTGTTTTTGATTGGAGAAATCCTTGTGGCGGGGATATTTATAATGGGTACGGTTGTAGAAGTCTTGGGTTGGCTTCGAAAGTCAACGCTTTGGATTATTCAAAGTCTTTCACTTTCCGGAGCGCATGCCTGTGTTTGTAGAAAGATGGAGAGACAAGGTCACGGGGCTTATGCGTAGATCTCCgagctaaaaattttttttctttttctctaaatTGGATGCCCATGTCAGCATGGACACAcccaaaaaaattcaagaaataaaatatctttgaacATTATCGGGTCGACATCCAATCCATCCATACGTCTTCAACGGAGTATTTGGCCGCAAAAAGAGACAATCCAATCCAACTAGAAGTACAGAGCAAAAAGCCATCCATTATACATCTATCATTTGTAAAAGTATATGATATGTATGACTTACAAACAAAGGAAAGTTTTAAATAGTTGCACCATatcttagcaaaaaaaaaaaaaaaatggttgcACAACATTCAAGAGTCCCTTAGTTAGCATAAtgctctatatatgatttttaggcAGCATAATTCTTATcggtaagaaaaatttttgactagtTGCAAAATATGCAAAAATTCCTTAACATGGCGATCCATAATTCTTGGATTATATGATTCtcgttaataaaaaaaaattttaaattgttaCACAATATATAAGAATCTTTTAATGTCATGTTCCATGATTCTTGGTCCATATAATTGGTAAGGAATGATTCTCACCAATATCACGACCTTAATTTAGCCACTACTGTTAGTTTGCTTCTAGCTATATATGGCTAGTTGGACATAATTAATACCATTAGGAAAACTTTAGAGGCTACTTTGATGCACAACTACCCTTCCATCTGGAGTTTTTCATCTGCTACTGCTAGATGACAAACTGCCGGCACTGCTTCTCCATTATACAACCTCAATAGACTTTGGACATGCAAatcattattttctaacaacgtAGGTGCACCTCCATGGTCCCTAAGGAGAAAGAATGGCACGTGTTCTTCGGGCGATAGATACCCATCTTCATCTATAAATTTTCAAACTTTTCGAGATTCTTTAAATAAGTGAACATTAATTTTGCATGCCATCTCTTAGAGACGGACTCCATACGCACTAGATTTATCTCTCCCACAAACTCGGAGCTCATCTCAGAATCCACCAATATATCCTAAGTACCATCCAGAGTTCGTCAGACCTCCACACTTCATCTCTCCATCTACACTCGTTTTCACCTAATACTCAACTCCATATGTCACTAAACTCACCTTGAAAGCTCAAACTTCTTCTGTTTGATTCTATaggaactgacttaagcatcagagggtccaTCATCAAGAATCCCCACCTCAGTATGAGATTTTTTCCTATCTTCGATGGTTTTGTAGGGCTTGGTCCATGGATTCGCTCGAGGACTAAAGCTCGGTTCGCATGCTTCTGAAAGGTTCGACCAGCTCTCTAGAGACTACTTCATCCCTTCTCTTCGGCCCTAACTCAGATGCCTAAGCTAGGTCATCTTTTCGATGGTAACAAATTGGCACTGGAAGGAGAATTCGATCCATATTTGAGGTCTCGAGTTTTTTTTCCCTATTAACTGAGCATGAGGAACAAAAAAGCCATGTAAACCACATCCGCCACCTTCTGAAGGCACCAACGAAATTGGCTGACTCCGATTAGGATCACCAAGATCTCAGCATTTTGGAGGCATCGACCATCTCGACTGTCACCGTCGAACAATTCAGCAGCTCTTACTGTAGTCCAAGTGCTCACTACCATGGTGCAAAGCTTACAGCAATTGACTCATCCACCTGCTCCCGCATCGAGTGATCATCTCGCACCAACACACCAAGAGCTCGCTCCTTCCTCCAAGAGCTTATAGTGGAGTAGCCAATCTCACCCTATCAGCTTAGAAGGAGCACCCCAGATCACCCGATCTATCCATCAAAATTTTGAGCGAGTTTCACTCCATCATTGACCTCGCCTCTCAGATAGAGAGAGAGGTAAGGAATGCGAACCTGCTCCTCCCTTTCCTCTTTCACCTATTTCTTCCTTGCAAGACTCATCTGTGAGTGGATTTGCAAGCCACCAACCTCGAAGTAGGATCAGCTGGCATGACGAGTTGGATTGAAAGATCCAACAGATGGATCCATATTaatgatagatagatagatagatagatagatatatgCATGCTTCCACAAAAGGGATGTATAATTGGATCTTCAACTAACTTTGCTTCAATTAATTATGATGAAAGATAGACTAGCATTGGGTTGGAAAGAGAAGTCAATACAATGCAAGGCTAGTAGTATTAGTTGAGTGAATCGGTCAAGCTAAGATCGAAAAAAATGGGCTCATCATATAGACACTAATATTAATGATACTGATACTAATATGCTAAACCATCATTAATTAAAGTTTATTGCTCAATATGTAATAGAAATACATCGTCAAAGTTTCTTGCTTAATATATGAcaaaaattcatcattaaaaTTCATTGCTTGATAGACTAGCAACATTTTTAAAGAAAGGGAGTATTAACTGATTTGCACTGTAGAAGGTTTTCTCACCAAATCTTTAAAGATTTGCTCAATTAACGAAAAGACTTTTACTAATTCACACGTTGGACAGCTATAAAAGGTCTTGCAATTGTTTCTTGCTTGATAGGAACAGCCAACCTTGTGATTGTCTTCTTCAATTCTCTTGAACCCCTTAACCATGGAGACTGAGCGCTtggctttgatttttttcatccttCTAGGCCTCTTTGCTCTCAATGAATGTGAgtatgaaattactctctctctctctctctctctctctctctctctctgactaTCTATCTATCTCTTTTAAATGAAAATGACGATAGGCAACACTACAATACTAAGAAAGAAAACACCACCTTAACAACTGTTCAACCATTAAAAACACAATAAGTACTTCTTTGGTTAAAGAAAAGTGAGATTCTTTTATAGCACAAAGACACATTTTTgtttttaatgataaattaggAGATGTATGGTTTGGATACATGTACTTAGGaatctttttataaatataaataaataaaagaagatcCAAGCACAAGAGAAACGTTTCCTGTTTCTCCCATATTCCGATTATTAGATTTTTACAGGAAGTAGTCTAAAATCTTTTGAGAGATCACAATCCAAAATAATAAAATGCAAGTTACTCGTATCAAAAAaattctcttttttcctttttaaaatGGTGGGAGACCTGCAAATAATTCTACTTCAAAAACTACAAACTTCCGTTTAGATAACTTTTGTTTACTTTTCTAAACATTGAGTAAAATTATTGATTACAGTATGTACATACAGTTAAAACATTAAATATACCTTTTCCTTTAAAGATAGGGGTGCAGAGGAGCCCTATTAAGTCAAATATAGGCCGACCTAAGCTATAACAGGTTAGAAACGGAAAAGTAAATTTGTGGGTAGACCCATCCTCACCTATGAGGCACTTCAATGAACAAGCAGGCCAAGCTTGGAGATGTCTCCAAGCCTGCAAAACCAAGATAAATTGCAACCATGGTGCTTGAAAGATAGATTGTTGAGTTAAATAATATGTACAATGTATATTATGTTTGAGCAAAAAGGAGGTAAGGCCACAATTCATTTCATTAGGCATGGATCGGAGAGGAAAAGTTCATATAACATCAAAAGTAATTTCATTGAAGGTTATGAGTTCCACAAAATTACACAAGTTAGTTTCTCAAAAGAGGAGAGAGACCTACCTATCTCTTAATTACA
Protein-coding regions in this window:
- the LOC105037067 gene encoding pathogenesis-related protein PRB1-3-like; this translates as MIHTTIAQNSPEDFASPHNYARAAVGVGPVSWNDSVAAYAQDYANQRSGDCQLVHSDGSYGENLFGGSGADYMAADAVNSWVSEKQYHDYNSNTCADGQVCGHYTQVVWRDSTNIGCARVVCDNGGIFITCNYYPPGNFVGQRQY